The Pseudarthrobacter sp. BIM B-2242 region CGTTCACGTGGTTCCGCGGCCCGAATCCGGGCGGCATCCGCAACGCAGGCGGCCGGACCTTGGCCGGGCCAGGGTGGGCGTTGGCTTCGGGCTCGCCGCCGCCCTTCCTGTCCTGCTTCAAGTGCTTCTTGCCGCCTTCGACCACAGCGTTGCCACCGCTGTCCTGATCCAGCTTGCGGGCGCCGTAGGGGTGGCCCTGCTGGGCGGACTCTGGCCTGCGGTGGTGGGCGCATTGTGGAGCAGCGTGTTGGTGAACTATTTCTCCACGCCGCCGCTGGGTGACTTAGCCATCCACGACCCGCAGGACCTCCTGTCGCTGCTCATTTTTGTTGGCGTCTCCGTGGCGGTTGCCGGAGTGGTGGACAGGTCGGCCCGCCGGTCCAAGGAAGCCGCCCGAGCCCAGGCCGAGGCCACCACCCTGGGGGAGCTTGCCCTGGGTGCCTCCCGTTCCGAGGACACGCTGGAAGGCATCCTCGCGGCGGCGCTGGACGTCTTTGGTGCCACGGGTGCCGGTGTTTTCAGCAGCCGGGACGGCCAGGCGGACGGTGACGCCCCGGCGTCGGGCACTTCAGCTGCCCCCGCTGCCCCCGCTGCGGACGGTGACGGCCGGTTCTGGCGGATGGTGGCGGGCGCCGGGCAAACCACCGCGTGGTCGCCCGGCGCGGCCGGCACGGCAGAGGTGGTGGACCATGACACCCGCCTCGTGCTGTTCGGGCGGGAGGCTCCGGCTACGGAAAGCAGGCTGCTCGGTGCGTTCGCGGTCCACGTCAAGGCCCAGCTGGAGCGCCGCCAGCTGGCCGTGAGCCGCCGGGAGATCCTGCGGCTGGCCGAAGGGAACACCATGCGCACGGCCATCCTGCGGGCCGTCTCCCACGACCTGAGGACGCCCCTGGCCGGGATCAAGCTCGCGGCCGGCGGCCTGCTCCAGCGGACAGTGACCTACACCGCTGAGGAGGAGCGGGAGCTGCTGGAAACCATCGATGAGTGCACGGACCGCCTGGACCAGCTGGTGGGGAACCTGCTGGACATGTCCCGGATCACCGCCGATTCGGTGCGTCCCCTGCTTGGGCCCGTGCGGTGGGGCGATGTTGTGGACCCGGCCCTCCGCGGGCTCCCGGTCGGTTCCGTCAGGCTGGACCTGCCGGCCAACATGCCCGCCGTGGAAGCAGATCCCGTCCTGCTGGAGCGGGTCATCGCCAACATTGTCGAAAACGCCGTCAAGTATGCCCCCGGCACCGGGATCACCATCACCGGAGCGTCCGACGGCGTGGGCGCGGCCACCCTGGACGGCTACCCTTCCGGTGAGCTGCGGATCATCGACCACGGCTCCGGTGTGCCCGCCCGGAAAGTGCTGGCGATGTTCCAGCCGTTCCAGCGGCTGCACGACAGGCCCCAGGCCACCGGCGTGGGGCTGGGCCTGGCAGTGGCCGACGGTTTCGTCAAAGCCATGGGCGGCACCCTGACCGCCGAGGAAACTCCCGCCGGCGGTCTGACCATGGTGGTGAGGCTGGCACTGTCCACCGGTTCCCGGGGCGCGCGCCACGCCGCAGGCCCGCGGCAGGAGGTCATGTGAGTGCGGCTGACACTCCGGGCAGCGGCCGGACACGGGTCCTGGTGGTGGATGATGACCCCCACCTCCTGAAGGCCCTCCGGATCACGCTCCAGGCCCACGGCTACGACGTGGACACAGCGTCCGACGGCGGCACGTGCCTGAGTGCCGCATCCCGCCGTCCGCCGGACGTGATGATCCTGGACCTCGGCCTGCCGGACCGCGACGGGGCGGACGTCCTGCGTGAACTCCGCCGATGGAGCAGCCTCCCGGTGCTGGTGCTGTCCGCACGCCATGGCTCGTCGGACAAGGTGGACGCCCTTGACGCCGGCGCGGATGACTACATCACCAAGCCGTTCGGACTGGACGAACTCCTGGCCCGGCTGCGGGCCCTCCTCCGCCGTGTGCCGGAGCCCGAGTCCGCCCCCACCGTGGCCGCGTCGTCCTTCACCGTGGACCTCGCCCGGCGGCGTGTCACCAGGGGAGGGGAAGTTGTCCGCCTGACGCCGACGGAGTGGAACATCCTGGAACTGCTGGTCCGGAACCCTGCCCGGCTGGTGACACAGCAGCAGCTGCTCCTGGACGTCTGGGGACCCGCCTACCAGACCGAAGCCAACTACCTTCGGGTGTACATGGCCCAGCTCCGGCGGAAACTGGAGGACCACCCAGGCAACCCCCGCCACCTGCTCACCGAACCTGGCGTAGGGTACCGGTTTATGCCCTGACGCTGCGGGCAAACCGGGGCATACGCACCCTATGAACCGGGCCTGAAGTGCGGCAGGATGGTGACTGTTCCTGTCCGAGTCCGTCAGCAAACTAGGAGTATCCGGCCATGCCAACGACCCTCAATCCGTACCTTGGCTTCCGTGACAATGCCCGGGAGGCCATGACTTTTTACCACTCCGTCTTCGGCGGTGACCTGACACTGAGCACTTTCGGGGAATTCCATGCCAGCGAGGATCCTGCCGAAGCGGACAAGATCATGCACGGCATGGTCACCGCGCCTGGCGGCCTGGTCCTGATGGGCGCCGACACCCCGAACTCCATGGACTACTCGCCCGGGAGCACCATTTCGATCTCGCTCAGCGGCGATGACGAAGCCGAATTGCGGGGCTACTGGGACAAGCTCTCCGGCGACGGCGGCACCGTGACTGTTCCGCTGGAGCCGGCGCCGTGGGGCGATGTCTTCGGCATGTGCACGGACCGGTTCGGGACATCCTGGCTGGTCAACGTCAATGGTGCCGGCGAAGCTGCTCCCGCGTCCTAGAGGCAGCAAAAACGGAACAGCGGCGGGATGACCCGCCGCTGTTCCGTTTTTCGATTTCTATGGGTGGCCCCGCTGATGGTGCGGTGACCCGGCGTTATCTGCTCAGATCCACTTGGGGGCTGCCGGGGTTTCGGCCAGCGGTGCTCCGTTGCGGGTGGCTGTGACGCCGTGGGTGCCGCGGCCGGTGGCCCACCGGACGACGCCGGGCAGGGACCCGGTGATGACCGTCGGGTTCTGTGCGCCGGAGTCCCCGAGTGTCTGGTCCGAGCCCGGGACCCTAATGGCCAGTCCGGTGTCGGTGCCGCGGGTTTTCCAGGCGCCGGTGATGTCCCGCAGGAGACCGTTGAGGACCGGCTCCGGGATGTCGGCGAACGTGGCTCCGTTGTCCAGGTCCACGGCGTGGGTCCAGACCTCGCGGCTGCGCATCCACACTGTTTCGGTAGCGGGGACTTCGCGGCCCTGGATGGTGCGGACCTTGTTGTACCAGGCCTGTTCGGGCAGGTCCCGCCATTCGACGTTCAGGTGCACGGCGGAGTGGTCAAAGAGGTTCCGCAGCGCGATCGGGGACAGGGTTGCCCCGAAGCTGATTTCTTTGTCCCGCACATCGGTGGACGCATACATGGGTGTTTCCACTCCTGTACCTGCCCATTCGATGAGCCGCGCGATGGCGCGGGCGTTGTAACCGATGTGCGCCGTTACGTGCCGGCGGTTCCAGCCGGCCAGCAGCGAGGGGCCGTCGAGTTCGTCGTCGGTGAGCTCGTTGAGCTTGCGGGCGAAGAACGCGGTCCCGCGGCGGGCCTGGAGCAGCGCTTCGAGCAGCTCCGGGTCCGTCGTCCGGTCCTGGCGGGCTACCATCAGGCTTCCTTGACCACGCGGTTGTTCAGCTGGCCCAGGCCCTCGATGGTGGTGACCAGGAGCTGGCCTTCCTGCAGGTAGCGCTTGGGGTCCTGGGCGTGGCCCACACCGCCGGGAGTGCCGGTGGCGATGACGTCACCCGGGTTCAGGGTGATGATGGTGGAGATGTAGGAGACCAGGAATTCCGGCGTGAAGACCACATCGTTGGTGGGGGTGGACTGCTGGACGTCACCGTCCACGGCGGTGATCATGAGGCCGCCGCTGAACTCGTCCTTCGTGACCAGGGCCGGTCCGAACGGGGTGGACTTTTCCCAGGTCTTGCCCTGCAGCCACTGGATGGTGCGGAACTGGTAGTCGCGCATCGACACGTCGTTCAGGACCGCGTAGCCGGCGATGTGGTCCTTGGCGTCGGCTTCGGAAATCCGGCGGCCCTTCTTGCCGATGACGACGGCGAGTTCGGACTCCCAGTCCACGGTGTCGGATTCCTGGGGGAGGGCCAGGTCATCGTTGGGGCCGATGAGGGACTCGGCGTACTTGGCGAACAGGGTGGGGTACTCGGGGACTTCCCGGCCCATTTCCTTGATGTGGTTGCGGTAGTTGTGGCCCACGCAGATGATCTTGCCCGGCGCGGGGACGACGGCGTCCAGGTCGGCGCCCTCGAGCGGGTGGGTCGCGCCGTTGGCTGCGGCCGCGATGGACTCCCACGCGGCGTCCTTCAGGAGCGCTCCGACGTCGGTGAACCCGTCGATCTCGGTCAGGGTGTCGCCGTCCTGGCGGACAGCCTTGCTGCCGTTTTCAGTGCGGAGTGTCAGGAGTTTCATGCGTTCTTGCGTCCTTCGGTGTAGGTGCGGTTAAAGTTCAGCCGTTCAAAGATGGGGGCGTCGCTGAAGCGGAACAAATCGAATTCGGTTTGCGTACCAGCGTCGGCCTGCAGGGACCATTCCTGCCAGGAGGGGACCACGAACAGGTCGCCCTTGGCCAGGGTCCTGGCCTCGCCGTTCAGGACCACGGTACCGGTGCCTTCGAAGACCTGCCAGACACTGGAGCCGACTTCACGCAACGGCTCGGTGAAGGCCCCGGCGCGGAGGCGGTGGAACTCGGCGCGGATAGTGGGCATCACGTCCCCGCCGGTCGTCGGGTTCGAGTACCGGACCGCTGCGTGGCCCTGGGACACGGTGGCCGGGTGGCCCTCGTCCTCGAGCAGGAGCTGTTCGGCCAGGGCGGCGTCGGTGTACTTCCACCGGTACGCGGCGATGGGGGAGTTGGTGGTGTCATCCAGGCCCGAGAGCGGGCGCAGGCCCGGGTGGGCCCAGAGCCGTTCTGAGCGGGAGATGTCAGGGGTGGCTTCGTCGGTGACGCGTTCGGTGCCGAATTCGAAGAAGCCGGCGTCGGCGTAGTGCACAAACGGGATGTCGAGCCCGTCGATCCAGGCCATGGGCTCATCGGTGTCGTTGTGGTGGCCGTGGAAGTTCCAGCCCGGGGTCAGCAGGAAGTCACCGCGGGACATCCGCACCGGATCCCCGTTCACCACGGTCCAGACGCCTTCGCCTTCGACCACAAAGCGGAACGCGTTCTGGGAGTGGCGGTGCTCCGGAGCTGTCTCGCGGCCTCCCAGGTACTGGATCGCGGCCCACAGCGTCGGGGTGGCGTAGGGGGTCCCGGCAAGGCCCGGGTTCGCCAACGCGATGGCGCGGCGTTCCCCGCCACGGCCCACGGGCACCAGGTCACCGGCACGGGCAGCGAGCGGGTACAGGTCGCTCCAGCGCCACACGTGCGGCACGGCCTTCGGCGTGGGAACCATCGGCATCAGGTCCCCGATCTCGGTCCACAACGGAATCAGGTTCTCGGTCTCGAAGTCCGCATACAGCTGCTCCAGCTGCGCCGCCTCTTCCGGCGTCGGCTCCGGTAAGGCGTGGCTGGCGGCCACAGATTCATGGGTCGTGTTCTCGGCGCTGATGGACACGTCGGCCTCCTTCAAGTTCAAAACGGTATTTCGGCGTAGTCAGACTCTACGGATGCCGCGTTGTGACCCCCAACATATTCTGCCAGCCAGAATTACATCCTTGGGGGTGGCTTTCCATTAGTCGGAATCAGCCGGGTTGGCGGCAATGTCGATCTCCAACTGCCGGCAGGTTTCCCGCAGCGCGGGGACCAGCCCGGCATCAAACACCTTACGGAAACGTGTTGCGGGAGTGGCAACACTCAGCGCACCAACGACGTGCCCGTGCCGGTTGTGCAGCGCCATCCCCAGCGCACTCACACCCTCTTCGGTCCCTTCGAAATTCGCGGCGAACCCGTTGCTGCGGATGGATTCAAGCTCCCGCAGAAATGCGGGGTACTCGGCGTCCGGGATCGTGTCTCCGCCGATTTCGGCGTTACTGCTGCGGAAGAGCTGTTCGATCATGGGGGGTTCGAGTTCGGCGAGCATCACTTTCCCGCCGGACGTTTTGTCGGCCGGCATGACCGTCCCTTGCCGGTCGCCGATCCGCAACACATTATTGCCCTCCACCGTTGCAAGGAAGCGCACTTTGGTTCCCACCCGCACCATCAGGTTCACGGTCTCGTTGAGCCGGGCGGAAAGCAGCTCCATGTGCGGCTGGGCCAGTGAACGGAGCAGCCTGGTCCAGGTCAGGCCCGCCGGTCCGACGCCCATGGCGGGACCCGGAACGTATCGCCGGGTCTCATCCTGGATGGCAAAACCCCGGTAGACCAGCATGGCCAACAGGCGGTGGGCGGTGGACGGCGCCACACCGAGCTCCTGCGCGGCATCCTTGAGGCGGAGAGTGCCGCCGTCGCGGAGGAGTTGCAGCAGCAGCAGGGCGTTGTCCACTGCCTCGATGGAGTAGGTGGGCCGCTTCTGCACCGGTTTCCGGGCGGACTTCAAAGGGCTGCCTGCTGCCGGCCGTGAGCTGGAATTATTCTGCACATCAGAATTGTATTGTGGTTCATCTTCGGCTGCCATGACAGTAGTGGGATGAATCACACACCTCCCGCTGCAGTGCCGCAACGGTCCTCACCGGGGACCGCCGGTCCGAGTACCCTGGACGGTCCCGTCACGAAGTTCTCCAAACGTTCGGCTGCTGCCGTCCTCGTCTGCTGGCTCCTGGTGGTCTTTGATGGCTACGACCTCATCGTGTACGGCACCGTCCAGTCCTCGCTGATCTCCGAAACCGGCTGGGGCCTGACCAAGGCCACTGCCGGAACCATCGGGTCCATGGCTTTCGTCGGCATGATGATCGGCGCGATCTTCGCCGGCCGGATGGCCGACTCCTGGGGCCGAAGGCGTACCATCCTCGGCTGCGCCGTCGTCTTCTCAATCTTCACCGTGCTCTGTGCGTTCGCCCCCAACGCAGCCGTTTTCGGTGCCCTGCGACTCCTCGCCGGCATCGGGCTTGGCGGCCTGGTTCCCTCTGCCAATGCGCTCGTCGCAGAGCTGGTCCCGGCCAAATGGCGGTCAATCATCGCTACCCTCATGATGTCCGGTGTGCCGATCGGCGGATCCATCGCAGCCCTCGTCGGAATCCAGCTCATCCCCGCATTCGGGTGGGAATCCATGTTCCTGGTTGCTGTCCTCGCGTTGCTGATCGTGGTGCCCCTCGGCCTGAAATACCTGCCCGAGACGCTGGTACCGGTCAGTGCAGCGGAGAAGGCTGCCCGCAAGGGAAACACGGGCGAGGAGCCCGCCGGCTTCTCCTCGCTGCTGCGGGCCCCATACCTGGGCGTCAGCCTGCTGTTTGCGGTAGCTACCATTGCCACGCTGTTCGCCTGGTACGGCCTGGGCACCTGGCTGCCGAACCTCATGCAGCTCGCCGGTTACAACCTGGGCTCTGCCCTGACCTTCGCCCTGGCCCTGAACCTGGGTGCGGTGGCCGGATCGGTCATCACGGCATGGGCCGGGACCCGCTTTGGGCCGGTGCCCACGGCCATTGCCGCCGCCGCCGTCGCCGCCGGTGCATTGGTCGTGCTGGTCACCGGGCCGCCGGTCGGCGTCGTCTACTTCATGCTGGTCCTCGCCGGGGTGGGTACCCACGGCACGCAGTGCCTCATCATTGCCGCCGTCGCGAGCCACTATCCGGGACACCTCCGGGGAACGGCGCTCGGCTGGGCACTCGGGACGGGCCGCATCGGTGCCGTCGCCGCACCGCAGATTGGCGGCCTGCTGCTCGCCGCCGGGCTCGGCGTCAACTCCAACTTCCTCGCCTTCGCCGGTGCGGCCGCCATCGCTGCGGTCCTGCTGGCCGCCGTTGGCCTCAAACTCAAGTCCAAAGTCGCTATCTCTGAAGGAGCAAACAATGTCTGAGCACGCCACATCCACCGATGTCCTCGTCATCGGAGGGGGGATGGCCGGGCTGGCCGGCGCCCTCGCACTGCGCGAGAACGGCGCGAACGTCACGTTGGTGGAACGCGCTCCGGAATTCGGCGAAGTAGGTGCGGGCCTACAGATGGCGCCCAACGCTTCCCGCGTCCTGGCACGCTGGGGCCTGCTGGAAAAAGCCCTGGAAATCGGTGTCCAGCCCAAGCACCTGGTCTTCCGCGACGCCGTCACCGGCGAGGAGCTCACCCGCCAGACGCTCGGCGGGGAATTCGCGGAGCGCTACGGCGCACCCTACGTTGTGATCCACCGCAGCGACCTCCACCGCGTCCTGCTCGAAGGCTGTGAAGCGGCAGGCGTCAGGCTCGTCAACGATGTCATGGTCGAAAGCGTCGAGACCGTCAACGGCCGGGGCGTGGCCCACACCGCCGCCGGCGTTGACTATGAGGCCGACGTCGTCATCGGCGCCGACGGACTCAAGTCCACCCTGCGGCCCCTCGTGGCCAGTGATGAGCCGGTTTCCTCGGCCTACGTCGCCTACCGCGGAACGGTGCCCATCACGGAGAACACGCCCAAGGCCGACCTCGAAGACGTCATTGTCTACCTCGGACCGGACTGCCACCTCGTGCAGTACCCGCTGCGCAAGGGTGAGCTGCTGAACACCGTTGCCGTATTCAAGTCGCCCTCCTTCGAACGGGGCGAGGAGCAGTACGGCGGCGTCGACGAGCTCGAGGCCGCCTACAAAGACTGCGTCCCGGCTGTCCAGCAAGCACTGAAGAACCTGGCCACGGGCATCCGCTGGCCCATGTATGACCGCGACCCGATCGAAAACTGGGTTGCCGGCCGCATGGTGCTCATGGGTGACGCTGCACACCCCATGCTGCAGTACCTGGCCCAGGGCGCCTGCCAGGCTCTTGAAGATGCCGCCGTGCTGCAGGATGTCAGCAACGGCACCGTCTTCACAGCCGAGGGCATCAAGCCCGACGCCTGGGATGGCGCCATCAGGGAGTTCAACTCCATCCGTGCAGGCCGTACCGCCCGCGTCCAGCGCACGGCCCGGGTCTGGGGCGAATCCTGGCACGTCTCGGGACTTGCCCGCACGCTGCGGAACCTGCTGTTCAAGAGCCGCAAGGACGGCGACTTCCAGTACAACGACTGGATCTACGGCCAGGATCAGCCGGGCACTCCGGAACGCCGGGAAGCTGTCCGGGCAGAGTCGCTCGCCGTCTGAGTCGTCCTGAGCTGACGGAAGGCCCGGCCGCCCCTGCCGGGCAGCCCGGGCAGCCACAGGATGTCCCTTGAGTAGGGGCTGCACGCAGTGAAACCATTGATGCGTGCAGCCCCTTCGTGGTTTAAGAATCCGTCCCGGTCCGCGGGTATGACACGCGACAGCGCGCCGGCGCCGGTCAGCCCGGTGCGGAACATCACCCTCTACCTGGACGTCGACGGCGTCGTCTGCCCTTTCGGGGCGACCGGCCGGACGCCGTGGGGTTCCGGCTGGAGCCTCGCGAATGCCGGCATGCTCGAAGTGGCCTACGCGGCGGAACTCGTTGACGGCCTGAACAGCCTTACCCGGCTGCCCGGGCTGCGCTGCGTGTGGCTGACCAGCTGGGAAGACATGGCCCCCCGCTACCTTTGCCCCGCCATCGGCCTGGACGGCCGCGGCTGGCCTTGCCTGATGGCTGAGGGGAACGGCACGGGAGAGGCCTGGTGGAAGCTCACTGCACTCCAGGAGGACGTGGCCTCCAGCGGTCCGGACGGGATCGTCTGGATTGATGACCAGCTGCGCTATGAACCGGAGGCACAGGCATGGGCAGCCTTCTTGGGGGCACGTATCCTGGTGATCTCGCCCGATCCGCGTCGCGGAATCTCGGCGGCCGAGCTGGACGCCGTCAGCGCTTTTGCCGCGAACCCAACGTTTTGACCTCATGCCCGGGCCGCGTACGATCGATAAGGTTTCAAGCCGGTCTGAGTTAACGGCGCAGGTCATTTCCCATGAACTTCGGGTGAATTATGCTGTGCAGGGCAGGCGGGGGTAACGGAACTGCTGAACGTCGACTCTGCAGATTGGGCAACAGGTGGATATCACCTTTATGGTGGCGCTGGTCATCGCACTGGCACTTTTTTTCGACTTCACAAACGGCTTCCATGACACCGCCAACGCGATGGCCACGCCCATCGCAACCGGTGCCATTAAACCGAAGACGGCTGTGACGCTCGCCGCAATCCTGAACCTGGTAGGTGCCTTCCTGTCAACGGAAGTGGCCAAAACGGTTTCCGGCGGCATTATCAAGGAAGGGTCCGACGGCGTCCTGATCACTCCGGACATCATCTTCGCCGGCCTGATGGGCGCCATCCTGTGGAACATGATCACATGGCTGAAAGGCCTGCCGTCAAGTTCGTCCCATGCATTGTTCGGCGGGTTGATCGGTGCGGCCATTGCCGGCATCGGCTTCCACTCCGTGAACCTGGAGACCCTGCTTCAGAAGGTCATCCTGCCGGCCATCTTTGCCCCGCTCATCGCCGGGATCGTGGCCTACATCTGCACCAGGCTCGCCTATGCGCTGACAGCCCGGCACGACCCCGAGACCGGCAGTAAACTCACCCAGAAGCGCGGCGGTTTCCGCACCGGCCAGATCTTCACCTCCAGCCTGGTGGCATTGGCGCACGGCACGAATGACGCCCAGAAGACCATGGGCATCATCACCCTGGTACTGATCTCCGCGGGCACCCAGACCCCCGGCTCCGGCCCGCAGTTCTGGGTCATTGCAGCGTGTGCCGTGGCCATCGCCGTGGGCACGTACGCCGGCGGCTGGCGCATCATCAGGACCATGGGATCGGGCCTTACCGAGGTCAAGCCTGCTCAGGGCTTCGCCGCGGAGACGAGCACGGCGTCGGCCATCCTCGCCTCCTCGCACCTGGGCTTCGCCCTCTCCACCACGCAGGTGGCCTCCGGCTCCGTCATCGGGTCAGGCATGGGCCGCAGGGGCACCACGGTGCGCTGGAACATGGTGGGGAAAATCGCTTTGGGCTGGCTGTTCACCCTTCCCGCCGCCGGGATTGTGGGCGCCCTGACGGCGCTCCTTGTGAAGACGGGCGTAGTGGGCGTGGCGATTGCCGCCGTTGCCGGCACGGCAGCGGTCCTGTTTATGTTCTTCTATTCCCGCAAGTCCCACGTGGGCCACCACAACGCCGTCGAGGTCGAGGAAGCCGGACAGACAGTCCGCTTCGCCAAGAAAAAAGCCCTCGCCCGCGCACGCGCCAGGGCAAAGGCCGAGGCCGAGGCCGCAGCCCCTGAAATGGCCGATGAACAGAAAGATACGCAGCGATGAAGTGGTTGGAACTCCTGACCGTAGGAGGCGCCACGCTGGTGGCGGCCGTGACAGTGGTTGTCCTGTACTCGCTCGGCGTCCGGCTCACTGCCATCGCCGGTGACGCTCGGCAGGCCTCACCGCGCGCGAAGCGTACCTTTGCCTACATCTGCTTTGGCCTCTGCGGCGTTGCAGTGCTGTTCGGGCTGTACCTGATCATCCCGTACTTCAGCGCCTAAGTACCCTTAGCAAGTCATCATCGGCACGGCTACGCTGGGTCCATGTCCAGGATCCAGTATTTTGTTGCGGCCTCCCTCGACGGCTTCATCGCCACAGCCAAGGATGATCTCGCCTGGCTGCTTGAGTTTGACGGTTTCGAGGGCGGCAAGGAGAGCTACGAGTCCTTTATGGACGGCGTGGGCTGCATTGTGATGGGCGGCGAAACGTTCGCCTGGCTGATGGAGCACGAACCCGGCAGCTGGCCGTACCCCGCCACGCCCTGCTACATCTTCACGCACCACGAGTATGCGGCGCCGCCCGGTTCAGACGTGACATTTGTCCGTGGACCGGTGCACGAATTCATCCCTGACTTCGAGGCCGACGCCGGCACCAGGAACGTATGGGTGGTGGGAGGCGGCAACCTGGCCGCGCAGTTTGCCGCGGCCG contains the following coding sequences:
- a CDS encoding maleylpyruvate isomerase family mycothiol-dependent enzyme — its product is MVARQDRTTDPELLEALLQARRGTAFFARKLNELTDDELDGPSLLAGWNRRHVTAHIGYNARAIARLIEWAGTGVETPMYASTDVRDKEISFGATLSPIALRNLFDHSAVHLNVEWRDLPEQAWYNKVRTIQGREVPATETVWMRSREVWTHAVDLDNGATFADIPEPVLNGLLRDITGAWKTRGTDTGLAIRVPGSDQTLGDSGAQNPTVITGSLPGVVRWATGRGTHGVTATRNGAPLAETPAAPKWI
- a CDS encoding FAD-dependent oxidoreductase; the protein is MSEHATSTDVLVIGGGMAGLAGALALRENGANVTLVERAPEFGEVGAGLQMAPNASRVLARWGLLEKALEIGVQPKHLVFRDAVTGEELTRQTLGGEFAERYGAPYVVIHRSDLHRVLLEGCEAAGVRLVNDVMVESVETVNGRGVAHTAAGVDYEADVVIGADGLKSTLRPLVASDEPVSSAYVAYRGTVPITENTPKADLEDVIVYLGPDCHLVQYPLRKGELLNTVAVFKSPSFERGEEQYGGVDELEAAYKDCVPAVQQALKNLATGIRWPMYDRDPIENWVAGRMVLMGDAAHPMLQYLAQGACQALEDAAVLQDVSNGTVFTAEGIKPDAWDGAIREFNSIRAGRTARVQRTARVWGESWHVSGLARTLRNLLFKSRKDGDFQYNDWIYGQDQPGTPERREAVRAESLAV
- a CDS encoding VOC family protein, which codes for MPTTLNPYLGFRDNAREAMTFYHSVFGGDLTLSTFGEFHASEDPAEADKIMHGMVTAPGGLVLMGADTPNSMDYSPGSTISISLSGDDEAELRGYWDKLSGDGGTVTVPLEPAPWGDVFGMCTDRFGTSWLVNVNGAGEAAPAS
- a CDS encoding cupin domain-containing protein is translated as MSISAENTTHESVAASHALPEPTPEEAAQLEQLYADFETENLIPLWTEIGDLMPMVPTPKAVPHVWRWSDLYPLAARAGDLVPVGRGGERRAIALANPGLAGTPYATPTLWAAIQYLGGRETAPEHRHSQNAFRFVVEGEGVWTVVNGDPVRMSRGDFLLTPGWNFHGHHNDTDEPMAWIDGLDIPFVHYADAGFFEFGTERVTDEATPDISRSERLWAHPGLRPLSGLDDTTNSPIAAYRWKYTDAALAEQLLLEDEGHPATVSQGHAAVRYSNPTTGGDVMPTIRAEFHRLRAGAFTEPLREVGSSVWQVFEGTGTVVLNGEARTLAKGDLFVVPSWQEWSLQADAGTQTEFDLFRFSDAPIFERLNFNRTYTEGRKNA
- a CDS encoding response regulator — encoded protein: MSAADTPGSGRTRVLVVDDDPHLLKALRITLQAHGYDVDTASDGGTCLSAASRRPPDVMILDLGLPDRDGADVLRELRRWSSLPVLVLSARHGSSDKVDALDAGADDYITKPFGLDELLARLRALLRRVPEPESAPTVAASSFTVDLARRRVTRGGEVVRLTPTEWNILELLVRNPARLVTQQQLLLDVWGPAYQTEANYLRVYMAQLRRKLEDHPGNPRHLLTEPGVGYRFMP
- a CDS encoding aromatic acid/H+ symport family MFS transporter encodes the protein MNHTPPAAVPQRSSPGTAGPSTLDGPVTKFSKRSAAAVLVCWLLVVFDGYDLIVYGTVQSSLISETGWGLTKATAGTIGSMAFVGMMIGAIFAGRMADSWGRRRTILGCAVVFSIFTVLCAFAPNAAVFGALRLLAGIGLGGLVPSANALVAELVPAKWRSIIATLMMSGVPIGGSIAALVGIQLIPAFGWESMFLVAVLALLIVVPLGLKYLPETLVPVSAAEKAARKGNTGEEPAGFSSLLRAPYLGVSLLFAVATIATLFAWYGLGTWLPNLMQLAGYNLGSALTFALALNLGAVAGSVITAWAGTRFGPVPTAIAAAAVAAGALVVLVTGPPVGVVYFMLVLAGVGTHGTQCLIIAAVASHYPGHLRGTALGWALGTGRIGAVAAPQIGGLLLAAGLGVNSNFLAFAGAAAIAAVLLAAVGLKLKSKVAISEGANNV
- a CDS encoding IclR family transcriptional regulator, whose product is MQNNSSSRPAAGSPLKSARKPVQKRPTYSIEAVDNALLLLQLLRDGGTLRLKDAAQELGVAPSTAHRLLAMLVYRGFAIQDETRRYVPGPAMGVGPAGLTWTRLLRSLAQPHMELLSARLNETVNLMVRVGTKVRFLATVEGNNVLRIGDRQGTVMPADKTSGGKVMLAELEPPMIEQLFRSSNAEIGGDTIPDAEYPAFLRELESIRSNGFAANFEGTEEGVSALGMALHNRHGHVVGALSVATPATRFRKVFDAGLVPALRETCRQLEIDIAANPADSD
- a CDS encoding fumarylacetoacetate hydrolase family protein → MKLLTLRTENGSKAVRQDGDTLTEIDGFTDVGALLKDAAWESIAAAANGATHPLEGADLDAVVPAPGKIICVGHNYRNHIKEMGREVPEYPTLFAKYAESLIGPNDDLALPQESDTVDWESELAVVIGKKGRRISEADAKDHIAGYAVLNDVSMRDYQFRTIQWLQGKTWEKSTPFGPALVTKDEFSGGLMITAVDGDVQQSTPTNDVVFTPEFLVSYISTIITLNPGDVIATGTPGGVGHAQDPKRYLQEGQLLVTTIEGLGQLNNRVVKEA
- a CDS encoding DUF4118 domain-containing protein, giving the protein MARERIVIGLNGSDDAELLIRRAARILEGFDGGELAAVHIRTPEGTPDESPQDLEARRRLILELGGTYHTVSSQDPALALLDYARKSGATHIVVGQPRRRPLAGLVSGLFTGGTVEARVVRGAGDIDVHVVPRPESGRHPQRRRPDLGRARVGVGFGLAAALPVLLQVLLAAFDHSVATAVLIQLAGAVGVALLGGLWPAVVGALWSSVLVNYFSTPPLGDLAIHDPQDLLSLLIFVGVSVAVAGVVDRSARRSKEAARAQAEATTLGELALGASRSEDTLEGILAAALDVFGATGAGVFSSRDGQADGDAPASGTSAAPAAPAADGDGRFWRMVAGAGQTTAWSPGAAGTAEVVDHDTRLVLFGREAPATESRLLGAFAVHVKAQLERRQLAVSRREILRLAEGNTMRTAILRAVSHDLRTPLAGIKLAAGGLLQRTVTYTAEEERELLETIDECTDRLDQLVGNLLDMSRITADSVRPLLGPVRWGDVVDPALRGLPVGSVRLDLPANMPAVEADPVLLERVIANIVENAVKYAPGTGITITGASDGVGAATLDGYPSGELRIIDHGSGVPARKVLAMFQPFQRLHDRPQATGVGLGLAVADGFVKAMGGTLTAEETPAGGLTMVVRLALSTGSRGARHAAGPRQEVM
- a CDS encoding HAD domain-containing protein, with translation MTRDSAPAPVSPVRNITLYLDVDGVVCPFGATGRTPWGSGWSLANAGMLEVAYAAELVDGLNSLTRLPGLRCVWLTSWEDMAPRYLCPAIGLDGRGWPCLMAEGNGTGEAWWKLTALQEDVASSGPDGIVWIDDQLRYEPEAQAWAAFLGARILVISPDPRRGISAAELDAVSAFAANPTF